The Dehalococcoidia bacterium region ACGGCGACGCTCACGTCGTCATGGGCGGACGCGAGTACTCGCCGCCCGAAATCTCGGCCATGATCCTGCAGAAGCTGAAGATGGACGCCGAGGCCTACCTGGGCGAGCCTGTAACAGAAGCGGTTATCACCGTGCCCGCCTATTTCAACGACAGCCAGCGCTCCGCGACCAAGGACGCGGGCCGCATCGCCGGGCTCGAAGTGCTGCGCATCATCAACGAGCCCACGGCGGCATCGCTCGCTTACGGACTCGAACGCAAGGAGGAGGAGATAGTCGCCGTCTACGACCTCGGCGGCGGCACTTTCGACATCTCCATCCTCGAACTCGGCGAAGGCACCTTCCAGGTGAAGTCGACGAACGGTAACACACACCTCGGCGGCGACGACTTCGACCAGCGCGTCATCGACTGGCTGGTCGAGGAGTTCCGGCGCGACCAAGGGATCGACCTCAAGCAGGACCGCATGGCGCTGCAGCGGCTCAAGGAGGCGGCGGAGAAGGCGAAGACGGAGCTCTCCACGGTGATGCAGACGGAGATCAATCTCCCCTTCATCACCGCCGATGCGTCGGGCCCAAAGCATATGAACATCACCCTCACGCGCTCGAAGCTGGAGCAGCTCGTCGGCGACCTGGTCGAGGGGACGCTCGGGCCCTGCCGCCAGGCCCTCGCCGACGCCGGCGTCACCGCCGCGCAGGTCGACGAGGTCGTTCTCGTGGGCGGCCAGACGCGCATGCCGCTCGTGCAGGAGACGGTGCGCCAGTTCTTCGGCAAGGAGGCGCACAAGGGCGTCAACCCCGACGAGGTCGTCGCCGTCGGCGCCGCGATCCAGGCTGGCGTGCTGAAGGGCGAAGTGCGCGAGGTGCTGCTGCTCGACGTCACGCCGCTTACGCTCGGCATCGAGACGCTGGGTGGAGTGGCGACGCCGCTCATCCCCCGCAACACGACGATACCGACAAGCAAAAGCCAGATCTTCAGCACCGCCGCCGATAACCAGCCCAGCGTGGAGATTCACGTCCTTCAGGGCGAACGCGCGATGGCCGCCGACAACAAGTCGCTGGGGCGGTTCGTTCTCGACGGCATACTGCCGGCACCGCGCGGCGTCCCCCAGATCGAGGTGACGTTCGATATCGACGCCAACGGCATCCTTAACGTTTCGGCGCAGGACAAGGCCACGGGCAAGGAGCAGAAGATTACGATCACCGCCGGCTCCGGGCTCAGCAAAGAGGAAGTGGAGCGGCTCCAGCGCGAGGCGGAGCTGCACGCGGAGGAAGACCGCCGCCGCCGCGATGAGATCGAGACGCGCAATATGGCCGATAGCCTCGCCTACAACGCCGAGAAGATACTGCGCGAGCAGGCCGAGCGCATCCCCGCCGACATCAAGAGCGAAGTCGAGGGGAAGGTGGCGGCGGTGCGCAACGCCCTGCAATCAGGTGGCATCGACCAGATACGGAGCGCGATGAACGAGCTATCGGAGGCGATGCAGAAGATCGGCGCGGCGGCGTACGGCGGCGCAGCGGGCGCGGAAACGCCTCC contains the following coding sequences:
- the dnaK gene encoding molecular chaperone DnaK, translated to MGKVIGIDLGTTNSAMAVIEAGEPTIIPNSEGGRITPSVVAISKSGERLVGQVAKRQAITNPENTIYSIKRLMGRKFEDPEVQRDTKLLSYKISRASNGDAHVVMGGREYSPPEISAMILQKLKMDAEAYLGEPVTEAVITVPAYFNDSQRSATKDAGRIAGLEVLRIINEPTAASLAYGLERKEEEIVAVYDLGGGTFDISILELGEGTFQVKSTNGNTHLGGDDFDQRVIDWLVEEFRRDQGIDLKQDRMALQRLKEAAEKAKTELSTVMQTEINLPFITADASGPKHMNITLTRSKLEQLVGDLVEGTLGPCRQALADAGVTAAQVDEVVLVGGQTRMPLVQETVRQFFGKEAHKGVNPDEVVAVGAAIQAGVLKGEVREVLLLDVTPLTLGIETLGGVATPLIPRNTTIPTSKSQIFSTAADNQPSVEIHVLQGERAMAADNKSLGRFVLDGILPAPRGVPQIEVTFDIDANGILNVSAQDKATGKEQKITITAGSGLSKEEVERLQREAELHAEEDRRRRDEIETRNMADSLAYNAEKILREQAERIPADIKSEVEGKVAAVRNALQSGGIDQIRSAMNELSEAMQKIGAAAYGGAAGAETPPGGGEGAPPPEEGTVEGEFREV